The Kiloniellales bacterium genome includes a window with the following:
- a CDS encoding ABC transporter substrate-binding protein: MARLTAALVTLALLFLQAAPPARAADWNAILEQARGQTVFWNAWGGDERINAYITWVGSRVAEDHGVTLRHVKLTDTAEAVSRVLAEKTAGRAEGGTIDLIWINGENFAAMKAQGLLHGPFVEDLPNHALVDFVGKPTTLVDFTVPTDGLEAPWGMAKFNFVYDSARIQAPPQNAAALAVWSAINRGRFTYPAPPDFLGSTFLKQALIELAEDPAVLQAEVPDEATFRAVTTPLWRYLETLHPFMWRDGESFPASGPAQRQLLNDGEIDIALSFHPSETSSLIADGQLPESARVFVFPEGTIGNTHFVAIPYNASNVEGAMVVANFLLSPEAQARKQSSEVWGDDTVLDLAKLTPDQRRLFDALPKGPATLPPDALGPVLPEPHPSWMTKIEAEWLARYSR, encoded by the coding sequence ATGGCTCGGCTGACGGCTGCCCTCGTGACCCTCGCGCTGCTGTTCCTGCAGGCCGCCCCGCCCGCCCGGGCCGCCGACTGGAACGCGATCCTGGAGCAGGCGCGCGGCCAGACGGTGTTCTGGAACGCCTGGGGCGGCGACGAGCGGATCAACGCCTATATCACCTGGGTCGGCAGCCGGGTCGCCGAGGACCACGGCGTCACCCTGCGCCACGTCAAGCTGACCGACACGGCCGAGGCGGTGTCCCGGGTCCTGGCGGAGAAGACCGCCGGGCGGGCGGAGGGCGGTACGATCGACCTGATCTGGATCAACGGCGAGAACTTCGCCGCCATGAAGGCGCAGGGGCTGCTCCACGGGCCCTTCGTCGAAGACTTGCCGAACCACGCCCTGGTCGACTTCGTGGGCAAGCCGACCACCCTGGTCGATTTCACCGTCCCCACCGACGGCCTGGAAGCGCCCTGGGGCATGGCCAAGTTCAACTTCGTCTACGACAGCGCCCGGATCCAGGCCCCGCCGCAGAACGCCGCGGCTCTGGCGGTCTGGAGCGCCATCAACCGGGGCCGCTTCACCTATCCCGCCCCGCCGGACTTCCTCGGCTCGACCTTTCTGAAGCAGGCGCTGATCGAGCTCGCGGAGGATCCCGCCGTGCTGCAGGCCGAGGTGCCGGACGAGGCCACGTTCCGGGCGGTGACCACGCCGCTGTGGCGCTATCTCGAGACCCTGCATCCCTTCATGTGGCGCGACGGCGAGTCCTTCCCGGCCAGCGGCCCGGCCCAGCGTCAGCTGCTCAATGACGGCGAGATCGACATCGCCCTCTCCTTCCACCCCTCGGAGACCTCCTCCCTGATCGCCGACGGGCAGCTGCCCGAAAGCGCGCGGGTCTTCGTCTTCCCCGAGGGCACGATCGGCAACACCCACTTCGTCGCCATTCCCTACAACGCCAGCAACGTCGAAGGCGCCATGGTGGTGGCCAACTTCCTGCTGAGCCCGGAGGCGCAGGCCCGCAAGCAGAGCAGCGAGGTCTGGGGCGACGACACCGTGCTCGACCTGGCCAAGCTGACGCCCGATCAGCGCCGCCTCTTCGACGCCCTGCCCAAAGGGCCGGCGACACTGCCCCCCGACGCGCTGGGCCCGGTCCTGCCGGAGCCGCACCCCTCCTGGATGACCAAGATCGAGGCCGAATGGCTGGCGCGCTACAGCCGCTGA
- a CDS encoding ATP-binding cassette domain-containing protein — MTWPRLAGALELHQVGLELNGRPLLGPLDLAVAPGEIVTLMGPSGSGKSSLLALICGTLDPAFRSIGEIRLDGSDLAALPPERRRVGILFQDDLLFPHLSVAENLAFGLPTWVRGRKARRQRVREALAEADLNGFGDRDPATLSGGQRARVALMRTLLAEPRALLLDEPFSKLDVALRARFRRFVFDHARAEGLPTLLVTHDPADAEATGGAVLKLGEDPAAAPAPAAPSLSKATGS; from the coding sequence ATGACCTGGCCGAGACTCGCCGGCGCCCTGGAATTGCACCAGGTCGGCCTGGAGCTGAACGGCCGCCCGCTTCTGGGCCCGCTCGACCTGGCGGTGGCGCCGGGCGAGATCGTCACCCTCATGGGCCCCAGCGGCAGCGGCAAGTCCAGCCTGCTGGCGCTGATCTGCGGCACCCTCGACCCGGCCTTCCGCAGCATCGGCGAGATCAGGCTCGACGGCAGCGACCTGGCGGCGCTGCCGCCGGAGCGGCGCCGGGTCGGCATCCTGTTCCAGGACGACCTGCTGTTCCCGCACCTCTCGGTGGCCGAGAACCTCGCCTTCGGCCTGCCGACCTGGGTCCGCGGCCGCAAGGCGCGGCGGCAGAGGGTCCGCGAGGCCCTGGCCGAGGCCGACCTGAATGGCTTCGGCGACCGCGACCCGGCCACCCTGTCGGGCGGACAGCGGGCTCGGGTCGCGCTGATGCGGACCCTGCTGGCCGAGCCCCGCGCCCTCCTGCTGGACGAGCCCTTCTCAAAGCTCGACGTGGCACTCAGGGCGCGGTTTCGCCGCTTCGTCTTCGACCATGCCCGCGCCGAGGGCCTGCCGACCCTGCTGGTCACCCACGACCCGGCCGACGCCGAGGCCACCGGCGGCGCCGTCCTCAAGCTGGGCGAGGATCCGGCGGCCGCGCCGGCGCCGGCGGCACCCAGCCTGTCCAAGGCGACCGGCTCCTAG
- a CDS encoding polymer-forming cytoskeletal protein has translation MGKEAAGRKGVGPKSNGQKGKGRINGGGLNGGGPVDGQTMPSIIGPDVIVVGDLQSQGPVQIEGRIEGDVDSPAVVVGKDAYIDGSVSADQVRILGAVAGWVRAAKVSIAETGRVDGCIQHRELVSERPGGWRALGRLIPASLTDRQRWLLVRNLSLAIVFLLLVYFLGHSGRWSFVQDLPAVLAPVLGDQNVVAFLAFGFLVLLGYAGARAQLAADGSLRRRLVDLERKLAQLRRSGAPRSAGPAKAAESAALAELTERLTAMERRFAGLAGEGPAATLGLPAKSAGRPRHRQTSQRGAGS, from the coding sequence ATGGGCAAAGAGGCGGCCGGCCGCAAGGGGGTCGGCCCGAAAAGCAACGGCCAGAAGGGCAAAGGCCGGATCAACGGCGGGGGCCTCAACGGCGGTGGGCCGGTCGACGGCCAGACGATGCCGTCGATCATCGGGCCGGACGTCATCGTCGTCGGCGATCTGCAGAGCCAGGGGCCGGTTCAGATCGAGGGCCGGATCGAGGGTGACGTCGATTCGCCGGCCGTGGTCGTCGGCAAGGACGCCTATATCGACGGCTCGGTCTCCGCGGATCAGGTGCGGATCCTGGGCGCGGTGGCCGGCTGGGTCCGGGCCGCCAAGGTCTCGATCGCCGAGACCGGGCGGGTCGACGGCTGCATTCAGCACCGGGAGCTGGTTTCCGAGCGGCCGGGTGGCTGGCGGGCCCTAGGGCGCCTGATCCCCGCCTCCCTGACCGATCGGCAGCGCTGGCTGCTGGTCCGCAACCTGTCGCTGGCCATCGTGTTCCTGCTGCTGGTCTATTTCCTCGGCCACAGCGGGCGCTGGTCCTTCGTCCAGGACCTGCCCGCGGTCCTGGCGCCGGTGCTGGGCGACCAGAACGTCGTCGCCTTCCTGGCCTTCGGCTTCCTGGTGCTGCTTGGCTATGCCGGGGCCCGGGCCCAGCTCGCGGCGGACGGCAGCCTGCGCCGCCGGCTGGTGGACCTGGAGCGCAAGCTGGCGCAGCTGCGTCGCAGCGGGGCGCCGCGCAGCGCGGGGCCGGCCAAGGCCGCCGAGTCCGCGGCCCTGGCCGAGCTGACCGAGCGCTTGACGGCGATGGAGCGGCGCTTCGCCGGGCTCGCCGGAGAGGGTCCGGCCGCGACCCTGGGCCTGCCGGCCAAGTCCGCCGGCCGACCCCGGCACCGGCAGACGTCGCAGCGCGGCGCCGGCTCCTGA
- a CDS encoding polymer-forming cytoskeletal protein codes for MASNTDTPATGEKAESSSNPYPASPIKENGLAADRKPRTNGQAGVATSLDKVVIRGAFTLTEDGELQIGGNVEGNIKCHAMHVMESGTMSGDVNAESVIVKGTFNGNISTNHFTLASHAKVVSNDILVYDTVVIEPDSHFEGQLRRPNAAEAKDSARGNGSSRGSGRSNG; via the coding sequence ATGGCGTCCAACACCGACACTCCCGCGACTGGCGAGAAGGCCGAGTCGTCCAGCAACCCCTACCCCGCATCGCCGATCAAGGAGAACGGCCTCGCCGCGGACCGAAAGCCGCGGACCAATGGCCAGGCGGGTGTCGCGACCTCCCTCGACAAGGTGGTCATCCGCGGCGCCTTCACCCTGACCGAGGACGGCGAGCTGCAGATCGGCGGCAACGTCGAAGGCAACATCAAGTGCCACGCGATGCACGTCATGGAAAGCGGCACCATGAGCGGCGACGTCAACGCCGAATCGGTCATCGTCAAGGGCACCTTCAACGGCAACATCTCGACCAACCACTTCACCCTGGCCAGCCACGCCAAGGTCGTGAGCAACGACATCCTGGTCTACGACACCGTGGTGATCGAGCCGGACAGCCACTTCGAAGGCCAGCTCCGGCGCCCTAACGCCGCCGAGGCCAAGGACTCGGCGCGAGGCAACGGCAGCTCCCGGGGCAGCGGCCGCTCGAACGGCTAG
- a CDS encoding ABC transporter permease subunit — MAGALQPLTLAGAAAPARGRWLRAVPVATLLLFLGPIAAGLIGTWLPAFGYLPALGGESFGLRPWFELAAHPGLGSSLRLTLVSGLLASLATFVLAVGFLATCYKTRAFFLLRRLLAPLLAMPHVALAIGLAFLIAPSGWLARLVSPGLTGWERPLDLAIVQDPYGLALALGLTLKELPFLLLMMLGAIGQTRADQRLAVARTLGYGPAMAWIKTVLPAIYPQIRLPIYAVIAYSLSVVDMAMILAPATPPPLAVLVFRWFHDPELSLRFLGAAGATLQLLLVAAALGLWHLGERLAVRLGRRWLFAGGRGRAGPLLPGGVAALVALCFGLSIAGMLGLAVWSFARRWRYPEALPAEWSLDNWLRQTDGLVWAGGTTLLVGLAAAAIALVLVLGCLENEKRHGLHPTGRILWLLYLPLLVPQVAFLFGAQVIAVRLGFDGGWAAVVWSHLLFVLPYVFLALAEPFRALDERYVRSALCLGARPGRVFWTVKLPMLLRPLLFALAVGFAVSVAQYLPTLFAGAGRFVTLTTEAVSLSAGGDRRVIAVYAFFQALLPLLAFSLALLIPAWLFRHRKDMRVIE; from the coding sequence ATGGCTGGCGCGCTACAGCCGCTGACCCTGGCCGGGGCGGCGGCCCCGGCGCGCGGCCGCTGGCTGCGGGCGGTCCCGGTCGCAACTCTGCTGCTGTTCCTGGGGCCGATCGCCGCCGGGCTGATCGGCACCTGGCTGCCGGCCTTCGGCTACCTTCCGGCCCTGGGCGGCGAGAGCTTCGGCCTGAGGCCCTGGTTCGAGCTGGCCGCCCACCCCGGGCTGGGCAGCAGCCTGCGCCTGACCCTGGTCAGCGGGCTCCTGGCGAGCCTGGCCACCTTCGTTCTCGCCGTCGGCTTCCTGGCGACCTGCTACAAGACCCGGGCCTTCTTCCTGCTCCGCCGCCTGCTGGCGCCGTTGCTGGCCATGCCGCACGTCGCCCTGGCGATCGGACTGGCCTTCCTGATCGCGCCCAGCGGCTGGCTCGCCCGCCTGGTCTCGCCCGGCCTGACCGGCTGGGAGCGGCCCCTCGACCTGGCCATCGTTCAGGACCCCTACGGCCTGGCGCTGGCCCTGGGCCTGACCTTGAAGGAGCTGCCCTTCCTGCTGCTGATGATGCTGGGCGCGATCGGCCAAACCCGCGCCGACCAGCGCCTGGCGGTGGCCCGCACCCTGGGCTACGGCCCGGCCATGGCCTGGATCAAGACCGTGCTGCCGGCGATCTACCCGCAGATCCGCCTGCCGATCTACGCCGTGATCGCCTATTCCTTGTCGGTGGTCGACATGGCGATGATCCTGGCGCCCGCGACCCCGCCGCCCCTGGCCGTGCTGGTCTTCCGCTGGTTCCACGATCCGGAGCTGAGCCTGCGCTTCCTCGGCGCCGCCGGGGCGACCCTGCAGCTGCTCCTGGTGGCGGCCGCGCTCGGCCTCTGGCATCTGGGCGAGCGCCTGGCGGTCCGGCTCGGCCGCCGCTGGCTTTTCGCCGGCGGCCGCGGGCGCGCCGGCCCCCTGCTCCCGGGCGGCGTCGCAGCCCTGGTCGCGCTCTGCTTCGGCCTTTCGATCGCCGGGATGCTGGGCCTGGCGGTCTGGTCCTTCGCCCGGCGCTGGCGCTATCCCGAGGCGCTGCCCGCGGAGTGGAGCCTCGACAACTGGCTACGCCAGACGGACGGCCTGGTCTGGGCCGGCGGCACCACCCTGCTGGTCGGGCTGGCCGCGGCGGCGATCGCCCTGGTCCTGGTCCTCGGCTGCCTGGAGAACGAGAAGCGTCACGGCCTGCACCCGACCGGCCGGATTCTCTGGCTGCTCTACCTGCCGCTTCTGGTGCCCCAGGTCGCCTTCCTCTTCGGCGCCCAGGTCATCGCCGTGCGCCTAGGCTTCGACGGCGGCTGGGCGGCCGTGGTCTGGAGCCACCTGCTCTTCGTCCTGCCCTACGTCTTCCTGGCCCTGGCCGAGCCCTTCCGCGCCCTGGACGAGCGCTACGTTCGCAGCGCGCTCTGCCTGGGCGCCCGGCCGGGCCGGGTGTTCTGGACGGTCAAGCTGCCGATGCTGCTGCGGCCGCTGCTCTTCGCCCTTGCCGTCGGCTTCGCGGTCAGCGTCGCCCAGTACCTGCCGACCCTCTTCGCCGGCGCCGGGCGCTTCGTCACCCTGACCACCGAGGCGGTGAGCCTCTCGGCCGGCGGCGACCGCCGGGTGATCGCGGTTTACGCCTTCTTCCAGGCCCTTCTGCCGCTGCTCGCCTTCAGCCTGGCGCTCTTGATCCCGGCCTGGCTGTTCCGACATCGTAAGGACATGAGGGTGATCGAATGA
- a CDS encoding polymer-forming cytoskeletal protein: MFSSKIDKSNIDGSGKGSEAGLKLGAPKDGEPRRRETSLDRVVVRGFFQLDEDGELQIGGEVEGDIECHALTILEGGSMQGNVLAERILIEGAYDGNVETKQLTVASTAKLISDDVLVHDDVVIEPDAHFEGVLRRPSQAVAFGGRKPVGKASDTTAEAGTRAAGARKGQGSSKRGQPSAGDD, translated from the coding sequence ATGTTCTCTTCCAAGATAGACAAGTCCAATATCGACGGCAGCGGCAAGGGGTCCGAGGCCGGATTGAAGCTGGGAGCGCCGAAGGACGGCGAGCCCCGGCGCCGCGAGACCTCGCTCGACCGAGTGGTGGTCCGCGGCTTTTTTCAACTCGACGAAGACGGCGAGCTGCAGATCGGCGGCGAGGTCGAGGGCGACATCGAATGCCATGCCCTCACGATCCTCGAGGGCGGGTCGATGCAGGGCAACGTCCTGGCCGAGCGGATCCTGATCGAAGGCGCCTACGACGGCAACGTCGAGACCAAGCAGCTGACCGTGGCCAGCACGGCGAAGCTGATCAGCGACGACGTCCTGGTCCACGACGACGTGGTGATCGAGCCGGACGCCCACTTCGAAGGCGTGCTGCGCCGGCCGAGCCAGGCGGTCGCCTTCGGCGGCCGCAAGCCGGTCGGCAAGGCCTCGGACACCACCGCGGAGGCCGGGACCCGCGCCGCTGGCGCGCGCAAGGGTCAGGGATCTTCCAAGCGCGGCCAGCCGTCGGCCGGAGACGACTGA
- the apaG gene encoding Co2+/Mg2+ efflux protein ApaG, with translation MYSETTRSIRVTVEPIYLDDQSAPEDNHYVWAYHVRIENEGQQTVQLLNRYWQITDALGQVQEVRGAGVVGEQPVLEPGGSFEYTSGTPLPTPSGIMMGSYEMEDTLGGRFSVTIPAFSLDSPYQRINLN, from the coding sequence ATGTACAGCGAAACGACGCGTTCCATCCGGGTGACCGTAGAGCCGATCTACCTGGACGACCAATCCGCGCCGGAGGACAACCACTACGTCTGGGCCTACCACGTCCGGATCGAGAACGAGGGCCAGCAGACCGTACAGCTGCTGAACCGCTACTGGCAGATCACCGACGCCCTGGGCCAGGTTCAGGAGGTCAGGGGCGCCGGCGTGGTCGGCGAGCAGCCCGTGCTCGAGCCGGGCGGGAGCTTTGAGTACACCAGCGGCACGCCGCTGCCGACCCCTTCTGGCATCATGATGGGCAGCTACGAGATGGAGGACACCCTGGGCGGCCGCTTCAGCGTGACCATCCCGGCCTTCTCCCTGGACAGCCCCTACCAGAGAATCAACCTGAACTGA
- the folE gene encoding GTP cyclohydrolase I FolE, producing the protein MDGKAEAERSGSELESAAARPSLAEAEAAVKTLLRWAGDDPAREGLLDTPARVARAWEEFFSGYRTDPRALLERTFTETEGYDEMVLLRQVRFESHCEHHLAPIIGCAHIAYLPSHRVVGISKLARVVDAYARRLQIQEKMTVQIANTINDVLEPNGVAVVIEAAHQCMTTRGVHKPGVSMVTSCMLGQFRSNATTRREFLALVGTPQGGTQVYG; encoded by the coding sequence ATCGACGGCAAGGCCGAGGCGGAGCGGAGCGGCTCGGAACTCGAGAGCGCGGCCGCGCGGCCGAGCCTGGCGGAGGCCGAAGCCGCGGTGAAGACGCTGCTGCGCTGGGCCGGAGACGATCCGGCCCGGGAGGGCTTGCTGGACACGCCGGCCCGGGTCGCGCGCGCCTGGGAGGAGTTCTTCTCGGGCTACCGGACGGATCCCCGCGCCCTGCTGGAGCGGACCTTCACCGAGACCGAAGGCTATGACGAGATGGTCCTGCTGCGGCAGGTCCGCTTCGAGTCCCACTGCGAGCATCACTTGGCGCCGATCATCGGCTGCGCCCACATCGCCTATCTGCCGAGCCACCGCGTGGTCGGCATCAGCAAGCTGGCGCGGGTGGTCGACGCCTATGCCCGGCGGCTGCAGATCCAGGAGAAGATGACCGTCCAGATTGCCAACACCATCAACGACGTGCTGGAGCCAAACGGCGTGGCGGTGGTGATCGAGGCGGCGCATCAGTGCATGACCACCCGCGGCGTTCACAAGCCGGGGGTCTCGATGGTGACCAGCTGCATGCTGGGCCAGTTCCGCTCCAACGCCACCACCCGACGCGAGTTCCTCGCCCTGGTCGGCACCCCCCAGGGCGGCACCCAGGTTTACGGATAG